A genomic stretch from Methylorubrum extorquens includes:
- the pufB gene encoding light-harvesting complex 1 beta chain (Evidence 2a : Function from experimental evidences in other organisms; Product type m : membrane component) has translation MANGIMERPSSLSGLTEPEAKEFHAIFLTSFIIFTAIAVVAHILVWLWRPWLPGPKGYALLDGVTNAAHGLVSMIG, from the coding sequence ATGGCGAACGGTATCATGGAAAGACCGAGCAGCCTGTCCGGGCTGACGGAACCCGAAGCCAAGGAATTTCACGCGATCTTCCTGACGAGCTTCATCATCTTCACGGCCATCGCCGTGGTCGCCCACATTCTCGTCTGGCTGTGGCGCCCCTGGTTGCCCGGGCCGAAGGGCTACGCCCTGCTCGACGGCGTGACCAACGCTGCCCACGGCCTTGTGTCGATGATCGGCTGA
- the pufL gene encoding photosynthetic reaction center L subunit (Evidence 2a : Function from experimental evidences in other organisms; Product type m : membrane component): MAMLSFERKYRVRGGTLLGGDLFDFWVGPFYVGFFGVTTIFFSVLGTALILYGAAIGPTWNIWQINIAPPDLKYGLALAPLKEGGLWQIITFCAIGSFVSWALREVEICRKLGIGYHVPFAFAVAIFAYVSLVVIRPFLMGAWGYGFPYGILSHLDWVSNTGYQYLHFHYNPAHMLAVTFFFTTTFALALHGSLILSSTNPAKGETVKTPEHEDTYFRDTIGYSIGTLGIHRLGLFLALSAGFWSAVCIVISGPFWTQGWPEWWGWWLNLPVWR, translated from the coding sequence ATGGCGATGCTGAGCTTCGAGCGCAAATACCGGGTCCGCGGCGGCACTCTGCTGGGCGGTGACCTGTTCGATTTCTGGGTGGGGCCGTTCTACGTCGGCTTCTTCGGCGTCACGACGATCTTCTTCTCGGTGCTCGGCACCGCACTGATCCTCTACGGCGCGGCTATCGGCCCGACCTGGAACATCTGGCAGATCAACATCGCGCCGCCCGACCTGAAATACGGGCTGGCGCTGGCACCCCTGAAGGAAGGGGGCCTGTGGCAGATCATTACCTTCTGCGCGATCGGGTCGTTCGTGTCCTGGGCGCTGCGCGAGGTCGAGATCTGCCGCAAGCTCGGCATCGGCTACCACGTGCCATTCGCCTTCGCGGTGGCGATCTTCGCCTATGTCTCGCTGGTGGTGATCCGCCCGTTCCTGATGGGCGCCTGGGGCTACGGCTTTCCCTACGGCATCCTCTCCCATCTCGATTGGGTGTCGAACACCGGCTACCAGTATCTGCACTTCCACTACAATCCCGCGCACATGCTCGCCGTGACGTTCTTCTTCACGACGACTTTCGCGCTGGCGCTGCACGGCTCGCTGATCCTGTCCTCGACCAATCCCGCCAAGGGCGAGACGGTGAAGACGCCCGAGCACGAGGACACCTATTTCCGCGACACGATCGGCTACTCGATCGGCACGCTGGGCATCCACCGGCTCGGCCTGTTCCTCGCGCTCTCCGCCGGATTCTGGAGCGCGGTCTGCATCGTCATCTCGGGGCCCTTCTGGACGCAAGGGTGGCCGGAATGGTGGGGCTGGTGGCTCAACCTGCCCGTGTGGCGGTGA
- a CDS encoding putative tetratrico peptide repeat (TPR) protein precursor (Evidence 3 : Putative function from multiple computational evidences; Product type s : structure), whose product MDARRTPLLTALCLGLVLAGSTATASLAAADKTRPEKERKAHPPVSLDDLYTRLKQAEDETEAKAVATLIERRLGRSGSATADLLSDRARQAMSGNDLPLAVELMDRSVALEPNWSEGWSRRATLFWRLSDTATAIADLQRALVLEPRHFEAWAALGKLYLAQDDKGRALNAFRRAEALYPQWDVLKKAIERLTPEVQGRDL is encoded by the coding sequence ATGGACGCTCGCCGCACCCCACTCCTGACCGCCCTTTGCCTCGGCCTCGTGCTCGCAGGCAGCACGGCCACCGCCAGCCTCGCGGCCGCCGACAAGACGCGGCCGGAGAAGGAGCGCAAGGCGCATCCGCCGGTCAGCCTTGACGATCTCTACACCCGCCTCAAGCAGGCCGAGGACGAGACCGAGGCCAAGGCCGTCGCCACCTTGATCGAACGCCGTCTCGGCCGCTCAGGCAGCGCGACAGCCGACCTTCTGTCCGATCGTGCCCGGCAGGCGATGAGCGGCAACGACCTGCCGCTCGCCGTCGAACTGATGGACCGCTCCGTCGCCCTGGAGCCGAACTGGTCCGAAGGCTGGAGCCGGCGCGCGACCCTGTTCTGGCGCCTGTCCGACACCGCGACCGCCATCGCCGACCTGCAGCGCGCGCTCGTGCTGGAGCCCCGCCATTTCGAGGCCTGGGCCGCGCTCGGCAAGCTCTACCTCGCCCAGGACGACAAGGGCCGGGCCCTCAATGCCTTCCGCCGGGCGGAGGCGCTCTACCCGCAATGGGATGTGCTCAAGAAGGCGATCGAGCGTCTGACACCCGAGGTGCAGGGACGCGACCTCTGA
- the rpmJ gene encoding 50S ribosomal protein L36 (Evidence 2b : Function from indirect experimental evidences (e.g. phenotypes); Product type s : structure) — MKIRNSLKSLRGRHRDNQLVRRKGRVYVINKTQKRFKARQG, encoded by the coding sequence ATGAAGATTCGCAACTCGCTCAAGTCGCTGCGCGGCCGTCACCGCGATAACCAGCTCGTGCGCCGCAAGGGCCGCGTCTACGTCATCAACAAGACCCAGAAGCGCTTCAAGGCCCGCCAGGGCTGA
- the pufC gene encoding photosynthetic reaction center cytochrome c subunit-related (Evidence 2b : Function from indirect experimental evidences (e.g. phenotypes); Product type f : factor) encodes MKTLLVVAGAVVALFLTIAQFGTAGWTRPPILAQQHGFRGTGMDQIQTKAGAAALKAANISPAPAEPVEAGTEKAGAVYENVKVLKDLSVEEFNRLMVSMTEWVSPEQGCTYCHNTENMADDSLYQKQVARRMIQMVQHINTTWKEKHVGEAGVNCYTCHRGKPVPAQIWFQNPGPNYKTGFIARNNGQNMASPSVGLASLPYDTLSEFFGKKDADENLIRVNATTALPESKGKPIQAAERTYGLMMHMSSSLGVNCTYCHNTRAVSNWSQSTPQRTLAWHAIRMVRDLNGDYIEPLTTTFPANRLGPTGDAPKLNCATCHNGQSKPLAGAHVIDSYPELARPTAEMAAVPPTPETPEPIPEAPASPPQ; translated from the coding sequence ATGAAGACTCTGCTCGTCGTCGCGGGCGCGGTCGTCGCCCTGTTTCTCACCATCGCCCAGTTCGGCACGGCGGGCTGGACCAGGCCGCCGATCCTCGCCCAGCAGCACGGCTTCCGCGGCACGGGCATGGATCAGATCCAGACCAAGGCCGGCGCGGCGGCACTGAAGGCCGCCAACATTTCGCCAGCCCCGGCCGAGCCGGTCGAGGCCGGCACCGAGAAGGCCGGCGCGGTCTACGAGAACGTGAAGGTTCTCAAAGATCTCAGCGTCGAGGAATTCAACCGCCTGATGGTCTCAATGACGGAATGGGTCAGCCCGGAGCAGGGCTGCACCTACTGCCACAATACCGAGAACATGGCCGATGACAGCCTCTATCAGAAGCAGGTCGCCCGGCGGATGATCCAGATGGTGCAGCACATCAACACCACCTGGAAGGAGAAGCATGTCGGCGAGGCGGGGGTGAACTGCTACACCTGCCACCGTGGAAAACCCGTGCCGGCGCAGATCTGGTTCCAGAATCCGGGGCCGAACTACAAGACCGGCTTCATCGCCCGCAACAATGGGCAGAACATGGCCTCACCCTCCGTCGGCCTCGCCTCGCTGCCCTACGACACGCTGAGCGAATTCTTCGGCAAGAAGGACGCCGACGAGAACCTCATCCGCGTCAACGCGACGACGGCGCTGCCGGAGAGCAAGGGCAAGCCGATCCAGGCCGCCGAGCGGACCTACGGCCTGATGATGCACATGTCGTCGTCGCTGGGCGTGAACTGCACCTACTGCCACAACACCCGGGCGGTCTCGAACTGGTCGCAGAGCACGCCGCAGCGCACGCTGGCCTGGCACGCGATTCGGATGGTGCGCGATCTCAACGGCGACTACATCGAGCCGCTGACGACGACCTTCCCGGCAAACCGCCTCGGTCCGACCGGAGACGCACCGAAGCTGAACTGCGCCACATGCCACAATGGCCAGAGCAAGCCGCTGGCGGGTGCGCACGTTATCGACAGCTATCCGGAACTGGCACGGCCGACCGCCGAGATGGCGGCCGTGCCGCCGACTCCCGAAACGCCCGAGCCAATACCGGAGGCACCCGCGTCACCACCACAATAG
- the pufM gene encoding photosynthetic reaction center M protein (Evidence 2a : Function from experimental evidences in other organisms; Product type m : membrane component), with protein MAYYQNIFTQVQVRPVEPEHGIPISSDARIGKPFNSYLFGLIGNSQVGPIYGGYLGALSFACGLIAFEIIGLNMWASVNWDPIQFVRQLPWLALEPPLPKYGLKVLPPLNEGGWWLIAGFFLTASILLWWVRMYRRARALGMGTHVPWAFASAIWLYLVLGFIRPLLMGSWSEAVPFGIFPHLDWTAAFSLRYGNLFYNPFHMLSIVFLYGSTLLFAMHGGTILATSRYGAEREIDQIVDRGTATERAALFWRWTMGFNATMESVHRWAWWFAVLTTITGGIGILLTGTVVDNWYLWAVKHGVAPSYPQIYGPITDPLATPRGAP; from the coding sequence GTGGCCTATTATCAGAACATCTTCACGCAGGTGCAGGTCCGTCCGGTCGAGCCGGAACACGGCATTCCGATTTCGTCCGACGCCCGCATCGGCAAGCCGTTCAACAGCTACCTGTTCGGGCTGATCGGCAACAGCCAGGTCGGGCCGATCTACGGCGGCTATCTCGGGGCTTTGTCCTTCGCCTGCGGCCTGATCGCCTTCGAGATCATCGGCCTCAACATGTGGGCCAGCGTGAACTGGGACCCGATCCAGTTCGTCCGCCAGCTCCCCTGGCTCGCGCTCGAGCCGCCGCTGCCCAAATACGGGCTCAAGGTGCTGCCGCCGCTCAACGAGGGCGGCTGGTGGCTGATCGCCGGCTTCTTCCTCACCGCCTCGATCCTGCTGTGGTGGGTGCGGATGTACCGCCGCGCCCGGGCGCTCGGCATGGGCACGCACGTGCCCTGGGCCTTCGCCTCGGCGATCTGGCTCTACCTCGTGCTCGGCTTCATCCGCCCGCTTCTGATGGGCTCGTGGAGCGAGGCGGTGCCCTTCGGCATCTTCCCCCACCTCGATTGGACCGCCGCGTTCTCGCTGCGCTACGGAAACCTGTTCTACAACCCGTTCCACATGCTCTCGATCGTCTTCCTCTACGGGTCGACGCTGCTCTTCGCCATGCACGGGGGCACGATTCTCGCCACCAGCCGCTACGGCGCCGAGCGTGAGATCGACCAGATCGTGGACCGCGGCACCGCTACCGAGCGCGCCGCCCTGTTCTGGCGCTGGACCATGGGCTTCAACGCCACGATGGAATCGGTTCACCGTTGGGCGTGGTGGTTCGCGGTGCTGACGACGATCACCGGCGGCATCGGCATCCTGCTGACCGGCACGGTGGTGGACAACTGGTACCTCTGGGCGGTCAAGCACGGCGTCGCGCCGTCCTACCCGCAGATCTACGGGCCGATCACTGACCCGCTCGCGACGCCGAGGGGGGCGCCATGA
- a CDS encoding putative alpha/beta hydrolase, putative haloalkane dehalogenase (Evidence 3 : Putative function from multiple computational evidences; PubMedId : 9244287; Product type e : enzyme), with amino-acid sequence MSLAEPLRLAVGLLASAIGLVALLLLCAAVATRLIAWRVEARYPAADRSVEIEGGRIAYLEDGPETGARGTVVLLHGASANAYDPMEGVGRHLARFGFRVIAFDRPGYGNSDRISGADAASPAFQGRALGRALDRLGTGPVILLGHSWSGALALRMALDRPEQVAGLVLVAPVAMPLPSRPLPWWVRIALARPVTWLLTQTVAVPVGLSYLPSVARSVFKPESPVENYLAASRAPLILRPGPALANIRDLAGLPAALAEQAPRYETIAVPTVIVAGEADPVVQTRLQTDPLSRAMPHARRVVLPGAGHMLTYTAPDTLVREVEALTEAIAR; translated from the coding sequence GTGAGCCTCGCTGAACCTCTCCGCCTCGCCGTCGGCCTGCTGGCATCGGCCATCGGTCTCGTCGCGCTGCTGCTCCTCTGCGCGGCGGTGGCAACGCGGCTGATCGCGTGGCGCGTCGAGGCACGCTATCCGGCCGCCGACCGAAGCGTCGAGATCGAGGGCGGCCGGATCGCCTATCTGGAGGACGGGCCCGAGACGGGGGCGCGAGGCACGGTCGTCCTGCTCCACGGCGCCTCGGCGAACGCCTATGACCCGATGGAGGGCGTTGGCCGGCACCTCGCCCGATTCGGCTTTCGCGTCATCGCCTTCGATCGGCCGGGCTACGGCAACAGCGACCGAATCAGCGGCGCGGACGCCGCCTCACCCGCCTTCCAGGGGAGGGCGCTAGGACGGGCTCTCGACCGACTCGGCACCGGGCCGGTCATCCTGCTCGGTCATTCCTGGTCCGGTGCGCTTGCCCTGCGGATGGCCCTCGACCGGCCCGAACAGGTGGCGGGCCTCGTCCTCGTGGCGCCCGTTGCCATGCCGCTTCCGTCGCGCCCGCTGCCCTGGTGGGTGAGGATCGCCTTGGCACGGCCGGTGACGTGGTTGCTCACGCAGACCGTCGCGGTCCCGGTCGGCCTCTCCTACCTTCCTTCGGTCGCGCGAAGCGTGTTCAAACCGGAATCACCGGTCGAGAATTACCTCGCGGCGAGCCGGGCGCCGCTGATTCTCCGACCGGGTCCGGCGCTGGCCAACATCCGGGATCTCGCCGGACTTCCCGCCGCGCTCGCCGAGCAGGCGCCGCGCTACGAAACCATCGCCGTGCCCACCGTGATCGTGGCCGGCGAGGCCGATCCCGTCGTCCAAACCCGCTTGCAGACCGATCCGCTGAGTCGGGCGATGCCGCACGCCCGGCGCGTGGTGCTGCCGGGCGCCGGGCATATGCTGACCTACACCGCCCCGGACACGCTCGTGCGCGAGGTCGAGGCGTTGACGGAGGCGATCGCGCGGTAG
- a CDS encoding protein of unknown function (Evidence 5 : Unknown function), producing MGVVMQRSMPASSRLHSEAVQFRIILAATYPFFLAAALVQRFRPSTAPRRGLAPMRRSVFGEAKAMAVSAIPFAFMG from the coding sequence ATGGGAGTGGTCATGCAACGATCGATGCCCGCGTCGTCGCGGCTGCACAGTGAGGCGGTCCAGTTCCGGATCATCCTCGCTGCCACCTACCCGTTCTTCCTCGCCGCCGCCCTGGTGCAGCGTTTCCGGCCGAGCACCGCGCCGCGGCGCGGTCTGGCGCCGATGCGCCGCTCCGTCTTCGGCGAGGCCAAGGCCATGGCCGTCTCGGCGATCCCGTTTGCCTTCATGGGCTAG
- a CDS encoding putative type I secretion membrane fusion protein, HlyD family (Evidence 3 : Putative function from multiple computational evidences; Product type t : transporter): MSTTLAPLDVLPPALPRPVAHGSIRSHLTVAIGLSAALVLGVGGWATFTEISAAVIAPGQLVVETDVKKVQHPTGGVVGQLLAREGQRVAAGDVLIRLDETQTRANLDIVLKAMDELSARGARDEAERDGLKTITFPPDLVARINDDPSVARLIDGESRLFASRVAGREGQRAQLRERVEQLRQEIAGLTKQAAAKDREINLIGHELGGVRDLYAKNLVPLSRVTALERDAARLEGERGQLVASTASARGKIAETELQIIQIDSEMRTEVGKDLAEIRGKWSELREKRVAAEDQLKRVELRAPQDGFVHQMSVHTVGGLVTPSEPAMLIVPASDQLLVEVRVQPQDIDNVRVGQKAVLRFAAFNTRTTPEIDGEVVRVSADVTQDVKTGQSYYTARIRIREDQKERLKGLRLVPGMPVESFTQIGERSVLSYLTKPLTDQIAKAWRER, from the coding sequence ATGTCCACGACCCTGGCCCCCCTCGACGTTCTCCCCCCGGCACTGCCGCGTCCCGTCGCCCACGGCTCGATCCGCAGCCACCTCACCGTCGCGATCGGCCTCTCCGCCGCCCTCGTCCTCGGCGTCGGCGGCTGGGCCACCTTCACCGAGATCTCGGCCGCGGTGATCGCGCCGGGCCAGCTCGTGGTCGAGACCGACGTGAAGAAGGTGCAGCACCCCACCGGCGGTGTCGTCGGCCAGCTCCTCGCGCGCGAGGGCCAGCGGGTCGCGGCCGGCGACGTGCTGATCCGCCTCGATGAAACCCAGACCCGGGCCAACCTCGACATCGTGCTCAAGGCCATGGACGAGCTGTCAGCGCGGGGCGCCCGCGACGAAGCTGAGCGCGACGGGCTCAAGACGATCACCTTCCCTCCCGACCTCGTTGCCCGCATCAACGACGATCCGAGCGTCGCCCGGCTGATCGACGGCGAATCGCGCCTGTTCGCTTCTCGCGTTGCCGGCCGCGAGGGCCAGAGGGCGCAGTTGCGCGAGCGCGTCGAGCAACTCCGCCAGGAGATTGCCGGGCTCACCAAGCAGGCCGCGGCCAAGGACCGCGAGATCAACCTGATCGGCCACGAACTCGGCGGCGTGCGCGACCTCTATGCCAAGAACCTCGTGCCGCTCTCGCGCGTCACCGCCCTGGAGCGCGACGCCGCTCGGCTCGAAGGCGAGCGCGGCCAGCTCGTCGCCTCGACGGCCTCGGCGCGTGGCAAGATCGCCGAGACCGAGCTGCAGATCATCCAGATCGACAGCGAGATGCGCACCGAAGTCGGAAAGGATCTCGCCGAGATCCGCGGCAAGTGGTCGGAATTGCGCGAGAAGCGCGTGGCGGCGGAAGACCAGCTCAAGCGGGTCGAGCTGCGCGCGCCGCAGGACGGCTTCGTGCACCAGATGAGCGTGCACACGGTGGGCGGGCTCGTGACCCCGAGCGAGCCGGCGATGCTGATCGTGCCGGCCTCCGACCAGCTCCTCGTCGAAGTGCGGGTGCAGCCCCAGGACATCGACAACGTGCGGGTCGGACAGAAGGCGGTGTTGCGCTTCGCTGCCTTCAACACGCGCACGACGCCGGAGATCGACGGCGAGGTGGTCCGCGTCTCGGCCGACGTGACCCAGGACGTCAAGACCGGGCAGAGCTACTACACGGCGCGGATTCGCATCCGCGAGGATCAGAAGGAGCGTCTGAAGGGCCTGCGCCTCGTGCCGGGCATGCCGGTCGAGTCCTTTACCCAGATCGGGGAACGCTCCGTCCTGTCCTATCTCACCAAGCCGCTCACCGATCAGATTGCAAAAGCGTGGCGGGAGCGCTGA
- the pufA gene encoding light-harvesting complex 1 alpha chain (Evidence 2a : Function from experimental evidences in other organisms; Product type m : membrane component), with amino-acid sequence MHKIWLLFDPRRTLVALFTFLFVLALLIHFILLSTDRFNWLEGPKDAKAAAAHSLVLPTMPA; translated from the coding sequence ATGCACAAGATCTGGCTTCTGTTCGATCCCCGGCGCACCCTCGTCGCGCTTTTCACCTTCCTGTTCGTCCTGGCGCTGCTGATCCACTTCATCCTGCTCAGCACCGACCGGTTCAACTGGTTGGAAGGCCCGAAGGACGCGAAGGCGGCCGCCGCCCACAGCCTCGTCCTCCCGACGATGCCGGCCTGA
- a CDS encoding putative type I secretion system ATPase (Evidence 3 : Putative function from multiple computational evidences; Product type t : transporter), whose amino-acid sequence MVNVRHEKNEIAAALARCKTAFIGVAVMSGLVNILYLTGSFFMLEVYDRVIPSRSVPTLIGLAALALVLYAFQGVLEALRGRILARVGAALDEALSGRVFDLVVRAPLKGTTQGDGLLPLRDLDQLRAFLSGSGPSAFFDLPWMPVYLLICFLFHPLIGVAALVGMGILAALTFMTDRASKGPTRAATGHGMRRNGLAEAGRRNAEVLAAMGMQERLAARWAGANREYMEAHQAVSDAGSGYGAGSKVFRMALQSGVLALGAWLVIHNEASAGVIIASSILVSRALAPAELTIANWKGFVAARQSWHRLSELLARLPQTERPHALPAPSETISVEGASIAPPGTPRLVVQDVSFGLRAGQGLGIIGPSASGKSSLVRALVGVWPPIRGKVRFDGAALDQWTSGDLGPHIGFLPQEVELFAGSVAENIARFEPGAPAEAIIAAAKAAEVHELILRLPEGYDTRIGEGGAGLSAGQRQRVGLARALYREPFLVVLDEPNANLDAEGENALTQAILGVRQRGGICVVVAHRPSALAGLDLILMMADGRVQAFGPKDEILKRVLRPAPAPIPAAAEPAVPSIRESA is encoded by the coding sequence ATGGTGAACGTTAGGCACGAAAAGAACGAAATCGCCGCCGCTCTGGCGCGATGCAAGACGGCGTTCATCGGCGTGGCCGTGATGAGCGGGCTGGTGAACATTCTCTATCTCACCGGTTCGTTCTTCATGCTCGAAGTCTACGACCGGGTGATCCCGAGCCGTTCGGTGCCGACCCTGATCGGCCTCGCGGCCCTCGCCCTCGTGCTCTATGCGTTCCAGGGCGTGCTCGAGGCCCTCCGCGGCCGGATCCTCGCCCGTGTCGGCGCTGCCCTCGACGAGGCCCTGAGCGGCCGGGTGTTCGATCTCGTGGTGCGCGCGCCGCTCAAAGGCACGACCCAGGGCGATGGCCTTCTGCCCTTGCGCGACCTTGATCAGCTCCGCGCGTTCCTGTCCGGTTCCGGTCCTTCCGCCTTCTTCGATCTGCCCTGGATGCCGGTCTATCTGCTGATCTGCTTCCTGTTTCACCCGCTGATCGGTGTCGCCGCCCTCGTCGGCATGGGCATTCTCGCCGCCCTGACCTTTATGACCGACCGCGCCAGCAAGGGCCCGACGCGGGCTGCGACCGGCCACGGCATGCGCCGCAACGGTCTGGCCGAAGCCGGCCGCCGCAACGCCGAGGTGCTGGCCGCCATGGGCATGCAGGAGCGGCTCGCCGCTCGCTGGGCCGGAGCCAACCGCGAATATATGGAGGCGCATCAGGCCGTGTCGGATGCCGGCAGCGGCTACGGTGCCGGTTCCAAGGTGTTCCGCATGGCCCTGCAATCGGGCGTGCTCGCGCTCGGCGCCTGGCTCGTCATCCATAACGAGGCCAGCGCCGGCGTCATCATCGCGAGCTCGATCCTCGTCTCCCGTGCGCTCGCGCCCGCGGAACTCACCATCGCCAACTGGAAGGGCTTCGTCGCCGCGCGGCAGAGCTGGCATCGGCTGTCGGAGCTGCTGGCCCGGCTGCCGCAGACCGAGCGTCCGCACGCCCTACCGGCGCCGAGCGAGACCATCTCCGTCGAGGGCGCCAGCATCGCCCCGCCCGGCACGCCGCGGCTCGTGGTCCAGGATGTGAGCTTCGGCCTCAGAGCGGGGCAGGGGCTCGGCATCATCGGCCCCTCGGCCTCCGGCAAGTCTTCCCTTGTGCGAGCCCTTGTCGGCGTCTGGCCGCCGATCCGCGGAAAGGTCCGGTTCGACGGTGCCGCCTTGGATCAATGGACGAGCGGAGACCTCGGCCCGCATATCGGCTTCCTGCCGCAAGAGGTCGAACTCTTCGCCGGCAGCGTGGCCGAGAACATCGCTCGCTTCGAGCCGGGCGCACCGGCCGAGGCCATCATCGCGGCGGCCAAGGCAGCCGAGGTTCACGAGCTGATCCTGCGGCTGCCGGAAGGCTACGACACCCGCATCGGCGAAGGCGGCGCGGGCCTTTCGGCCGGGCAGCGCCAGCGCGTCGGGCTCGCCCGCGCGCTCTACCGCGAGCCCTTCCTCGTGGTGCTCGACGAGCCCAACGCCAATCTCGATGCCGAGGGTGAGAACGCCCTGACCCAGGCGATCCTCGGCGTGCGGCAGCGCGGCGGCATCTGCGTCGTCGTCGCCCACCGGCCGAGCGCGCTTGCCGGCCTCGACCTGATCCTGATGATGGCCGATGGCCGCGTCCAGGCCTTCGGGCCCAAGGACGAGATCCTCAAGCGCGTGCTGCGCCCGGCGCCGGCCCCCATTCCGGCCGCGGCCGAGCCCGCCGTGCCCTCGATCCGTGAGAGTGCCTGA